The nucleotide sequence CGGAACACGAGATCGTGCGCGCCGGCGTCGGGCGCAAGTTCCAGACACCGTCCATCTATGAAACCCTGACGGTGCGCGAAAACCTGGAAGTGTCTTTTCCGCGCGGCCGCAGCGTATTCGGTGCCTTGTCCTTCCGGCGTACGGCCGACGTCACCGAGCGCGTCGAGCAAGTGGCCGAGGACATTTTCCTGGCCGACATGCTCGAGAAACCGGCCGAGCTGCTGTCGCATGGGCAAAAGCAGTGGCTGGAGATCGGGATGCTGCTGATGCAGCAGCCCGAACTGATGATGCTGGACGAACCGGTGGCCGGCATGAGCGTGTCCGAACGCGAGAAGACCGCGGAGCTGCTCAACCGCATCAGCCGGGATCGTTCCATGATCGTCATCGAGCACGACATGGAGTTCGTGAAGAACATCGCGCACAAGGTGACGGTTTTGCACCAGGGCAGGGTCCTGGCCGAAGGCCCCATGGACCAGGTGCAATCCGACCCGCGCGTCATCGAAGTGTATCTGGGTCATTGACCGCCGCGCTCTGGAGAATCCGCATGTTCACTGTTTCCGGCCTGGTTTCGGGGTATGGGCAAAGCCGCGTGATCCACGGCGTGGACCTGGGCGTGGCCAAGGGCGAGATCGTCGCCGTCATGGGGCGCAACGGCATGGGCAAGACCACCCTGTTCAAGACCATGATGGGCGTGCTGCCGGCGATGCAGGGCAAGGTCGGCGTGGACGGCGTGGATATATCCGCCATGGAAAGCTTCCAGCGCGTGCGCAGCGGGGTGGCCTACGTGCCGCAGGGACGGATGATCTTTCCGACCTTGACCGTGGAGGAGAACATCCGCACGGGCCTGCCCGGCCGGGCGCTGCGCGACCCCATTCCGGACGACATCTATGCCCTGTTCCCGGTGCTGCACGAGATGCGGCGCCGCCGCGGCGGCGACCTGTCCGGCGGCCAGCAGCAGCAGCTGGCGATCGCGCGGGCGCTGGTGACCGGGCCCAAGGTGCTGCTGCTGG is from Bordetella bronchialis and encodes:
- the urtD gene encoding urea ABC transporter ATP-binding protein UrtD, which codes for MNPPLMNTRPAGGREFALYVEGLTVSFNGFVAVNDLNLYVDKGELRVVIGPNGAGKTTVLDLICGRTKATSGSIRFKDTELTRMAEHEIVRAGVGRKFQTPSIYETLTVRENLEVSFPRGRSVFGALSFRRTADVTERVEQVAEDIFLADMLEKPAELLSHGQKQWLEIGMLLMQQPELMMLDEPVAGMSVSEREKTAELLNRISRDRSMIVIEHDMEFVKNIAHKVTVLHQGRVLAEGPMDQVQSDPRVIEVYLGH
- the urtE gene encoding urea ABC transporter ATP-binding subunit UrtE, which translates into the protein MFTVSGLVSGYGQSRVIHGVDLGVAKGEIVAVMGRNGMGKTTLFKTMMGVLPAMQGKVGVDGVDISAMESFQRVRSGVAYVPQGRMIFPTLTVEENIRTGLPGRALRDPIPDDIYALFPVLHEMRRRRGGDLSGGQQQQLAIARALVTGPKVLLLDEPTEGIQPSIIKDIARTLLEIRKLKDLAIVVSEQVLSFTMQIADRLIVIDKGRFVHEDARDQVDERTISRYLSV